TGTTTTTTGTTCGACAAACAGTTGCGACAGCCATACTTTTTTTTTCAATAAAATATATTCAAGAAAAGAAATTCTGGATTTTTTTGTCAATGATTGGCTTAGCTATGTTGTTTCATAGGACATCTATTATTTTTATTTTTGCATGGTGGATTTATAAATTAAAATTAAGGCCATTAACCCTAATTCTTTATGTGGCGGCAAGTTTTTGTCTTTCGATAGTGTTGGGTAAACTATTTGAAAGTTTGGGGGAACTTGCAGGGGGTATAGTTCAGCAAAAAATTGATTATTATTTGAGTGATAGTGATAATACGTTTGGTGGAAAAACACCAGTTGCAGAAATAATTATGAAAGGATTTGCAAACAAGATTTTTATTTTTGCAATAGTCACAAGCATGTTAAAAAAAATAACGGAAAATGAACCCGAGTTTCAAGGTTATTTTAACTTGTATTGGGCGGGAGTTGTTTTATATTTTAGCACAGTTTCTTTATCAATAGCATTAGTCCGCTTATCTCTTGTGTACGACATGGTTTTAATCATACTAATCCCATTTGTCTTAAAATATACTAAGAATACTTACGGAAGATTTTTATTGTATAGCACTTTTGTTTTTTATTTGTTAGCTCGATTTTATACGGCGCTAACAGGAAATTATATTGAATTATTTGTGCCATTTAAAACAATATTTGGCTAGTCATACTAATTATCTTGTGTTTTTAAGTTTTTTAAATTAAAAGCCAATAACTTATTTTAAAATAAATGAATCGAATTTTATTTATCACAGCTTTTCCTCCAAATAAACTTACCGCAGGTCAAAATTACTCTAAAGAACTCCTTAGTTTATTGTCAGAAGATTATAATGTAGATTTAATTTTTTTTTCATATCCTAACCACGAAATTGAAGTTAATTCAAAAGTTAATGTTTTAAAAAAAGTTAATGTTTCAACAGTTTCAAAAATTTATAGTTGGATTCATTTTCCCTTCTTACATCCTTTCTTTTTATTACGATTTAGATTTAGATTGTTGTTTTTTTTAATCAAGAATGCCAAAAATTACAAGTTTTTATATTTTGATTTTTCTCAAGTATTTATTTATTCTCCTTTTTTGACGAAATCAGTTAAGATTTTAATGTGTCATGATGTGATTTATCAAAAATTTAAAAGAAACCGTTTTTTTTATTTTAACCCATTCAACTCCTTGTTATTATTTACAGAGAGATATATTTTAAAGTCTGCTGATCTTCTCCTTACTTTCAGTAAAAAAGATCAACTCTTACTCAAGGATAATTATGGTTTAAATTCAAGTACAATTAATTTTTTTATCAGTGATAAAATTAAATTTATTGATTATAGTACAATTACGTTAAGTTTTAAGTTTTGCTTTTTTGGAGCTTGGAACAGACCTGAAAATGCTAAAGGATTAAATTGGTTTGTAGACCATGTATTGCCGCATCTTAAACATGAGCTTAAATTTGAAATAATTGGGCCAGGTTTAGATGGAGCGCTTATTTCTAAAATTAAGGATAACAAAAACATTAAGTATTTAGGTTTTTTAGAAGATCCTTATGTAAAAATTGCTGAAAGTCAAGCGTTAATTGCGCCAATTTTTCAGGGAGCTGGCGTAAAAGTTAAAGTTATTGAATCGCTTGCTGTCGGGACACCAGTACTAGGAACAGAGGTAGCTTTTGAAGGAATAGATAATTTTTACGAGGGGTCATTTTTATTATGTAATGAAGCAAAAGATTTTATATCAGTACTAAATAAATTAGAACCAATTTCAATAGATACTAAAAGAGATATCCAAAAAACTTTTGAAAAATCTTATCAAGAAAATAAAATTAAAGATTTACTTGTTTCTTTGACTAAATAATATATCAATGAAAATTTCTGAATTCCTAAACAAAGATAATAATAATCTAGATTTGGCTCGCATCCTATTGGCTTGCTTAGTTATAGTTGGACATAGTGAAGCAATTAACGGATCAGGTATTTATTGGATTGATCCTTTTCATCATTTTTTAAAATTTACTTATGCAGGAGCATTTGCAGTAAAAGTGTTTTTATTTATTAGTGGACTAGTCGTCACAAATAGTTATTTGTCTAAAAAGAGTGTCGTTTATTTTGTAATATCTAGATTATTTAGAATTTTACCGGGTTTGTTATTTGTACTTTTAGTTACTGTTTTCATCTTTGGTCCGATAGTAACTAATTTAGAGTTTAAAGAATATTTATCGCAGTTAAATTATTTTGCCTACATAAGACATAATATTGTGTTTTATTCGGATTATTTACTTCCGGGTGTTTTTGTAGAAAACCTTTATCCTAATATAGTAAATGGATCTTTATGGACTTTGAGATATGAGATTGGATGTTATATTATATTACCTATTTTGTTTTTATTTTTGGGTAATAGAAATAAAAAATATTTTATATTTCCTATTTTATTAGTTTTTATTGATACTTTGTTGCCTAATAGGTTTTTTTTAGGTTTTATAGACAATAATCCTGAAAAATATTTATTACCCATGGCATTTGCCTATGGCGTTTTTTTTGCTATTTTTTCTACTAAGATTTTTATTAATATTTACGTGGTATTAGTTTCATTTTTAGTCTTTTTTTTCTTGAAAAGCACGATTTATGCTGAGATCTTATTTACGTTAGCGTCTTGTAATCTTGTACTATTTTTATCTTCTCTGAAATATATTTTAAAAATGAAGCCCAAATATGATATATCTTATGGCGTTTATTTATGGGGGTTCTTAATTCAACAGACTTTATTTAGTTTATTTGGCCATATTAATATAATTATTCATTGTTTATTAGCGATCCTCTTTTCAGTGGTGCTAGCTGTAATCACATTTATATTTATAGAAAAACCTTTTATGAATTTTGGGAAAGCTTTCTTGAATTTTATTAATGAAAAATATCTTAACTCAGTTAAAGTGATCTGATTTTTATGAAAAGAAAAAATATCTTTTAAATAAATTAAAATAAAATGAAAAATAAAGTAACGTCATGTATTGTTTTATATCGTAATGATTTCCAAATGTTAGAAAGAGCAATCCAATCGTTATTGAACTCAAATGCTATAGACAAACTGTTTTTAGTTGATAATTCACCAACAGATGATTTGAAAGTTCTAGCAGTTGATAGTAGAATTGATTATTTCTACAATCCTTCCAACCCAGGTTTTGGTGCAGCACATAATATTGCGATTATTAAATCAATAGAAGCAGGTTCAAAATATCATTTCGTAATAAATCCCGATGCTTATTTTGAAGAAGACATTATTATTACTATGGTTGACTTTATGAATCAAAATAAAGATATTGGTATGATGATGCCTAAAGTTTTAAATGAAGACGGATCTATTCAACATTTACCAAAATTACTTCCTTCTCCTTACAGCATTTTAATGCGAAAATTAAAAAAACCCTCTGGTATATATAATAAGTTTATTAATCAATATGAATTGAGGTCGATTGATCAAGACGTTATTTATAATGTTCCTGTGCTTTCAGGATGCTTTACTTTATTGAATTTAGAAGCAATCAAAGAAGTGGGTATGTATGACGATAACTATTTTATGTATTTTGAAGATTGGGATTTGTCAAGAAGGATGAATACAAGATATAAAACCATTTATTTTCCGAAAGTTTCTATTTATCATGGATATGATTCTGGAGCGAATAAAAGCAGTAAATTGTTTAAGATATTTATCAATTCAGCTATTACTTATTTTAATAAATGGGGATGGTTTTTTGATAGCGAACGAAAAAGACTAAATAAAAAGGCATTGTCCCAATTTAATTAAATGAAAATCACCATCACTGGGACCTCAGGTTTTGTAGGAACCAATCTTAAAGACTATTTGAAAATATCACACCATGTGTGTCCTATCAGCGTTCGTTATGTCCCTAATCAGCACTTTGATTTAAGAGGGGATGCCATCATTCATTTAGCAGGGAAAGCCCACAATTTAAAAAAAGTTTCCAATCCTTCGGATTATTATGAAGCCAATTTTGAATTAACCAAGCAACTGTTTGATGCTTTCTTAGTTTCTGAAGCTTCTGTTTTTATTTTTATGAGTACCGTAAAAGCGGCAGCCGATGAGGTAAACGGAATATTGACTGAAGAAACTTTTCCGAATCCCAAAACGCATTATGGAATTGCGAAATTTCAAGCAGAGCAGTATATTTTATCTCATAAATTACCTCAAGGAAAAAAAGTTTATATTTTAAGGCCTTGCATGATTCATGGCCCAGGAAATAAAGGGAATTTGAATTTGTTATATCAATTGGTAGCTAAGGGATTGCCTTGGCCACTAGGAGATTTTAAAAATGAACGTTCTTTTTTGAGTGTCGAAAATCTTTGTTTTGTAATCAAAGAAATTTTAGAAAATAAAAATATTGCATCGGGTGTTTATCAAATTGCGGATAATGAGTCTTTATCAACCAATGAGTTGATTGAGTTGTTAGGGATAAGTTTAGGAAAAAAAAACAGGGTTTTAAATATACCATCCTCTTGGATTAAAAAAATTGCTCAAATTGGTGATTATTTGCATTTACCACTCAATTCAGAAAGGCTGCAAAAATTAACGGAGAATTATGTTGTTAGTAATTCTAAAATAGTAATAGCTATGAATAAAACTTTGCCAATTGAATCAAAAGAGGGTATGTTAAAAACATTTCAATCATTTAAAAAATAATTACAATATGACCATCGAAAAAACATTTATACAAGATTTAGTAATCGTAAATCCAACCGTTTTTGAAGATTCCCGTGGGTATTTCTTTGAAGCCTATAATCAAGCTAAATTTCACGAAAATGGAATTATGTATGATTTTATTCAAGATAATCAATCTTTTTCTAAAAGAGGTGTAATACGTGGCTTGCATTTACAAATTAACCCATTTGCACAAGCAAAACTGGTACGTGTGTTAGAAGGGGAAATT
The Flavobacterium sp. WC2421 genome window above contains:
- a CDS encoding acyltransferase family protein, giving the protein MKISEFLNKDNNNLDLARILLACLVIVGHSEAINGSGIYWIDPFHHFLKFTYAGAFAVKVFLFISGLVVTNSYLSKKSVVYFVISRLFRILPGLLFVLLVTVFIFGPIVTNLEFKEYLSQLNYFAYIRHNIVFYSDYLLPGVFVENLYPNIVNGSLWTLRYEIGCYIILPILFLFLGNRNKKYFIFPILLVFIDTLLPNRFFLGFIDNNPEKYLLPMAFAYGVFFAIFSTKIFINIYVVLVSFLVFFFLKSTIYAEILFTLASCNLVLFLSSLKYILKMKPKYDISYGVYLWGFLIQQTLFSLFGHINIIIHCLLAILFSVVLAVITFIFIEKPFMNFGKAFLNFINEKYLNSVKVI
- a CDS encoding glycosyltransferase; translated protein: MNRILFITAFPPNKLTAGQNYSKELLSLLSEDYNVDLIFFSYPNHEIEVNSKVNVLKKVNVSTVSKIYSWIHFPFLHPFFLLRFRFRLLFFLIKNAKNYKFLYFDFSQVFIYSPFLTKSVKILMCHDVIYQKFKRNRFFYFNPFNSLLLFTERYILKSADLLLTFSKKDQLLLKDNYGLNSSTINFFISDKIKFIDYSTITLSFKFCFFGAWNRPENAKGLNWFVDHVLPHLKHELKFEIIGPGLDGALISKIKDNKNIKYLGFLEDPYVKIAESQALIAPIFQGAGVKVKVIESLAVGTPVLGTEVAFEGIDNFYEGSFLLCNEAKDFISVLNKLEPISIDTKRDIQKTFEKSYQENKIKDLLVSLTK
- a CDS encoding glycosyltransferase, encoding MKNKVTSCIVLYRNDFQMLERAIQSLLNSNAIDKLFLVDNSPTDDLKVLAVDSRIDYFYNPSNPGFGAAHNIAIIKSIEAGSKYHFVINPDAYFEEDIIITMVDFMNQNKDIGMMMPKVLNEDGSIQHLPKLLPSPYSILMRKLKKPSGIYNKFINQYELRSIDQDVIYNVPVLSGCFTLLNLEAIKEVGMYDDNYFMYFEDWDLSRRMNTRYKTIYFPKVSIYHGYDSGANKSSKLFKIFINSAITYFNKWGWFFDSERKRLNKKALSQFN
- a CDS encoding EpsG family protein — translated: MIFYFLIFGVLALFSFLEIFGLKKLEGIVLFSLMSFFLFSLSFLRWETGTDWDAYLDFFNGSSEWFTIGEFEWGYSRINEFVKIFFNNYTFLLFVLAVILFSFQSKAILNFSPYPITSLLILWSTTFANVFFVRQTVATAILFFSIKYIQEKKFWIFLSMIGLAMLFHRTSIIFIFAWWIYKLKLRPLTLILYVAASFCLSIVLGKLFESLGELAGGIVQQKIDYYLSDSDNTFGGKTPVAEIIMKGFANKIFIFAIVTSMLKKITENEPEFQGYFNLYWAGVVLYFSTVSLSIALVRLSLVYDMVLIILIPFVLKYTKNTYGRFLLYSTFVFYLLARFYTALTGNYIELFVPFKTIFG
- a CDS encoding NAD-dependent epimerase/dehydratase family protein; the encoded protein is MKITITGTSGFVGTNLKDYLKISHHVCPISVRYVPNQHFDLRGDAIIHLAGKAHNLKKVSNPSDYYEANFELTKQLFDAFLVSEASVFIFMSTVKAAADEVNGILTEETFPNPKTHYGIAKFQAEQYILSHKLPQGKKVYILRPCMIHGPGNKGNLNLLYQLVAKGLPWPLGDFKNERSFLSVENLCFVIKEILENKNIASGVYQIADNESLSTNELIELLGISLGKKNRVLNIPSSWIKKIAQIGDYLHLPLNSERLQKLTENYVVSNSKIVIAMNKTLPIESKEGMLKTFQSFKK